From Dehalobacter sp.:
GCGTTTCAAATGGAAGCAATTCCAAGTCCTCGGTAAAAATAATACAATGCGGATTTCCCATCGATACCGCCGAAAAAATATATTCCTGCCCGGCAGCCTCAAGTTTTTGGTTAAGTGCAGTATCCGTTCCGGCCAAAACAGGTATCTTAACGGGATCAAGACACGGCTCGCCCATGTTAACCGTAACATGGTGTACAGCTCCCTGGCAGATCTCCAGTTTGACATTCAGAACTCCAGCCAGCGTTTCTACCTTAAGTGAATCTCTCTGAATGTAACCGGCTTCATAAACATATTTGGCAAAACAGCGTATGCCATTGCCGCACATCTCCGGTTCAGAACCGTCCGGATTAAATATCCTCATCCTTGCATCGGCTACATCGGAAGACAGAATTACAATAAGACCGTCACCACCGATGCCAAACTGTCTATGGCAAAGCTGGACAGCGGTTTCGGCATAATCCATACCTGTCTGAAAAAGAAAATGATCCAGGCAGATAAAATCGTTTCCCAGACCATGCATTTTCACAAAATCCATAAAGGGTTCTCCTCTCGCTGCCTTTTACAGAGTCTGTTCAAAAGTGACCTAATCGACAAAGGCCCATGGGCCTGCGCCAGCCAAGTTTCTTTAAGAATACTATGAGAACAGCAAAGGGTCAATATTTTTGTCTGAAGTATACATAATGTATGTTTCCATTATCGTAGATTAATTCGCAGGTCCCGTAAGCTGTAATAATACGTAGCTATGTTCGAGTTAGTCTCCATAATGGATGGCCGCTTTCTGTTTATTGTATCATCTTTGACACAAAATCCCGCGCTGCGCAATCCATGCTCCGCTTAGTGCTGGCCATCCATTACGGAGACATATTTTAGAGTTAGTGAACGCTTTTCTTGAAGCTAAAATTGGGGCTGGATTTAGCTGGCTGATATCTGTTCCGAATAAGTCGTGTCAGGCCGATGATTAAGCTTGGTCCGCAGGCAGCCACCAGAATGACAAACCATTGCCAGCCGACCAGCGCTGTTGTTTTGAAAATTGCCTGCAAAGCCGGAAGATAGATTACCGATAGCTGCATGATAACAGAGATTGCTACTGCCACAACCAGCAATGGATTGGAAAATATACCAACCTCAAAGATTCCGCGGCGTTCCGACTTGCAGTCAAAGACATGGAAAAGCTGAGAAAAAACAAGCGTGGTAAACGCCATGGTCCGTGCCGCTAAAAGGCCGACGCCATACCATAAACCAATAACAAATACAAAGAGTGTCGCTAAACCAATAATCGTTCCCCTGATTAGAATTTTTTGTCCTAATCCCCGTGCAAACACACTTTCCTCCGGCTGACGCGGAACCCTCTTCATGATATCCGGCTCTGTTCCATCCACTCCCAAAGCCATCGCCGGCAAACCGTCCGTAACCAGATTGACCCAGAGAATTTGTATCGGCAGCAAAGGCAGCGGTAGCCCTGTAAGCGTTCCCAGAAACATGGTCAGCACTTCTCCGAGATTGCAGGAAAGAAGGTACCGGATAAACTTTCGGATATTGTCATAAATTCCTCTTCCTTCTTCGACCGCTGCGACGATCGCCGAAAAATTGTCATCAGAGATTACCATAGCCGAGGCCTCTTTGGTGACATCGGTTCCGGTCTGCCCCATGGCGACCCCAATATCAGCTTCTTTCACAGCGGGGGCATCATTGACGCCGTCTCCGGTCATCGCTACAATTTGGCCGTTCTTTTTTAAAGCCCTGACGATTCTAAGCTTATCCCTTGGTGCGACCCGGGCAAACACCGAAATATTCATGACCATGTTGCTTAGATCTTCATCTGTCATTTGATCAAGTTCTATTCCGGTAACGACCCGTTCATTAAATCCGTGAATGATCCCGAGTTCTTTCGCGACAGCCTGCGCCGTCAGCTTATGGTCCCCGGTAATCATGACCGGCTTGATCCCGGCAGCCTGACATACTTTTATCGCTTTCACCGCACTCGTACGTGGCGGATCGATCATCCCGGTCAAACCCAGGAATATTAGATCATTTTCCACATCACCGTTTGGTTCGCCACGCCGGACATCTTTCAGCCCAAGTGCCAGAACCCTGAGTGCATGCGATGCCATCTCGTCATTGTAAAACAGAATTTGCTTTCTTCTTTCGGAGGTCAGCTCCACCACGCCATCCTTTGTCATCTCCCGCGAGCATAGTCCCAGAACAACATCCGGAGCTCCTTTGACGTAGGCTTTATATTCCTCTTTATTCTTATAAATAACCGTCATCCGTTTCCGTTCCGATTCAAAAGGGATTTCCGCAACCCTTTGTTCCTTCCGTTCCAAAGCCTCCCGCCAGACTCCCGCTTTGGCGGCCGCAACCAGAAGGGCGCCTTCCGTCGGATCACCTTCGATTCCCCAGATGCTGTCCTGACTTTTGCCTCTGAAAAGCCCTGCCACCTGAATTCCTTTCTTCGTTAATACAGCATTATTGCACAGGGCTGCACACCTGAGCAGTTCTTTCAGAGGGCCTTTATCCTTATACGGGTCAGCGCCATGATAATCGCCTTTGGGGTCATAGCCCTGGCCCGTCAGCGTAATGACCTGGTTATCGCAGAAAATCCGCCGGACCGTCATTTCATTTTGAGTTAGCGTTCCGGTCTTATCTGAGCAGATTACAGTCGCGCAGCCCAGGGTCTCCACAGCCGGAAGCTTTCGGATTACTGCGTTGCGTTTGACCATCCGCTGCACACCGATTGCCAGCGCAACCGTAACAATTGCCGGAAGACCTTCAGGGATTGCAGCGACTGCCAGAGATACTCCGGCAAAAAACATCTTTTCGAAGCTTTCCCCTTGTAAAATTCCTGTCACCACGACAACAACACAGACGGCAAGACTGATCGTGACCAACCATTTCCCAAGCTGGGCCAGCCTTTTTTGCAGAGGCGTCTCTTCCTCGTTCACCTCCTGAATCATTCCGGCAATCATCCCCATCTCAGTATTCATGCCTGTGGCTATAACGATCCCAAGTCCTCTTCCGTTCACAACCACGGTTCCCATATAGCCCATGTTTTTTCGGTCGGCAACCGGACTGTATTCGTCAATCAAAGGCTGGTTCATTTTAGCGACCGGTTGGGATTCTCCGGTCAGCGCTGATTCTTCCACACGGATGTTCGAGGTCTTCAGCCATCGGATATCGGCAGGTATCCGGTCACCTGCTTCCAGCATAAGGATGTCCCCCGGAACCAAGCCGGAAGCAGGTACCTTTTCCGTCCTGCTATTACGCAGAACTATCGCCTCCGGTGCAGTCAAGGAACGCAGCGATTCCATGGACCTTTCAGCCTTGTATTCCTGAATAAAGCCGAGCACTGCATTTAGAAAAACAATAGCCAGAATGGTTACTGCGTCCGCAATTTCCCCCAGCAGACCTGAAATAAGCGTAGCAACCATCAGCACCAGAACCATGAAATCCTTAAACTGACCCAAAAATAAGAAAACCGGGTTAACCCCTTTTTTTACAACCAGAGAATTCGGACCAAATTCTGCCAGCCGCCGGCTGACTTCCCTATCACTAAGACCCTTTTCAGGATCTACTTCAAATCCTTTGCATATTTCTCCGCAGGTTAATATGTGCCATACTTGCCGCTGCATTTCTTGCTCCTCCTTTTCATTTCCATTAGTACATGCTATTCGGCCTGTCCAGAAAAAATTCCCGGATTTGTGTTATACTGATATTGAATTTTGTTGACTAACCCTGCCTAGAAAACATTTGAGTTTGAAGGAGTTAACGATATGGCCCTTGACAGTATTACACTCTATCATCTATTGAAAGAGCTTGAGCCGGTTCTGGTTGGAACGCGTATTGATAAAATTCAGCAGCCTGAAAAAGAGGAGGTCCATCTTCTACTGCGGAGTCCCGGAAAAAATTTGCGTCTGCTGTTAAATGCCGGCAGCACTTCCGCCAGACTGCATCTGACTGAGCAAAATAAAAAAAATCCTGTCTCACCTCCGATGTTCTGCATGATTCTACGCAAACATCTCGAAGGCGGCAAGATTATCGGGATCAGTCAGTTCGGACTGGAACGCATCATTACCCTGACCGTACAGAATTACAATGAAAGAGGCGATCTTCAAGATTATCAGCTTATCCTGGAAGTCATGGGCAAGCACAGCAATTTGATTTTAGTCGATCCTCAGACCAATATTATTCTGGACGGAATCAGACGGTATTCCCATCTCCTGAGCAGGCACCGGGAAGTGCTTCCCGGAAGATTGTATATCTCGCCGCCTTCCCAGCATAAAGCCGAAGCTGTCAGCGATGAACAAAAATGGATGTCAGTCATCCTCGGGTACCCGCTTGACCGAAAAGTCTGTGATGTCCTGGTGAATCTGTTTGACGGTATCAGCCCTGAACTGGCCAAAGAGCTTGTTCTGAGGGCTTGTCTTGAGCTAGATGTGCTTCTTGACAACTGCGGGCAAATTGACCTGAGCCGTCTTTTCCAGGCTTATTCCTTTTTCCTGCTGGCCAAACAGGATACAGCCGCTGATCCGTGCGTATATTATCAGTCCGGACGGGACAAGAACATGCCGGCTGCTTTTACCTTTATTCCGTATGTGCAGTACGAAGATCTCAAACTTCAGAAAACACCGTTCCTAAATGACGCGGTAGATTTGTATTACACCCAAAGAATGACCAGTCAGAAGAATGAGTCCAAAAAAGGCTCGCTCCGTAAGGTTGTCCAGGATCATTTTATGCACGTCAGCAAGAAAGACGGCATCTATCACGAGACAATCTCCAAGGCTCAAAAAGGGCTAAAAGCTCAAAAACTAGGAGAACTTTTGACGGCCAATCTCTATCAGCTTTCACCGGGTATGAAGGAAGTTACCGTAGAAGACTATACCGATCCCGATTATAAACCTGTTACCATTGCGCTTGACCCAAACCTGACCGGCATTGATAATGCACAGCGCTACTACAAGACCTACAATAAGGCCAAAGCAACAATCAGAAAAACTGAACCATTGCAAGAAGCTGCCCAGGAAGAAATGAATTATCTTCAGACGCTCGCTTTAAGCATTGACCAGGCTGAAGACGACATCGAACTCAATGAAATCTATCAGGAGCTGATTGATCAAGGGTATATCTCCAAAAAACAGGATAAGCATGTGACGAAAAAGAAACAGTCTGCTGGAAAAGAACAGAATTCCTTTTCTCAGCCACATGTCTATCTGTCTAGAAGCGGCAAAACCATTTTGGTCGGACGCAACAATAAGCAAAATGACCGGATGACCTGGCGGGAAGCGAGATCAAGTGATCTTTGGCTTCACGTCAAAAACATTCCGGGTTCCCATGTCATCGTTCCTTTGACCGAAGATGAAGAGTTTCCGGACGACAATACGCTACTCGATGCTGCGGCACTGGCT
This genomic window contains:
- the dapF gene encoding diaminopimelate epimerase yields the protein MDFVKMHGLGNDFICLDHFLFQTGMDYAETAVQLCHRQFGIGGDGLIVILSSDVADARMRIFNPDGSEPEMCGNGIRCFAKYVYEAGYIQRDSLKVETLAGVLNVKLEICQGAVHHVTVNMGEPCLDPVKIPVLAGTDTALNQKLEAAGQEYIFSAVSMGNPHCIIFTEDLELLPFETLGPAIEKHPLFPRKTNVEFVKVDNLGEITVKVWERGAGPTLACGTGACASVVAAVLTGRTDRTVIVHLPGGDLKIEWQEGQQVHMTGPAVYVFRGSTLES
- a CDS encoding calcium-transporting P-type ATPase, PMR1-type, producing the protein MQRQVWHILTCGEICKGFEVDPEKGLSDREVSRRLAEFGPNSLVVKKGVNPVFLFLGQFKDFMVLVLMVATLISGLLGEIADAVTILAIVFLNAVLGFIQEYKAERSMESLRSLTAPEAIVLRNSRTEKVPASGLVPGDILMLEAGDRIPADIRWLKTSNIRVEESALTGESQPVAKMNQPLIDEYSPVADRKNMGYMGTVVVNGRGLGIVIATGMNTEMGMIAGMIQEVNEEETPLQKRLAQLGKWLVTISLAVCVVVVVTGILQGESFEKMFFAGVSLAVAAIPEGLPAIVTVALAIGVQRMVKRNAVIRKLPAVETLGCATVICSDKTGTLTQNEMTVRRIFCDNQVITLTGQGYDPKGDYHGADPYKDKGPLKELLRCAALCNNAVLTKKGIQVAGLFRGKSQDSIWGIEGDPTEGALLVAAAKAGVWREALERKEQRVAEIPFESERKRMTVIYKNKEEYKAYVKGAPDVVLGLCSREMTKDGVVELTSERRKQILFYNDEMASHALRVLALGLKDVRRGEPNGDVENDLIFLGLTGMIDPPRTSAVKAIKVCQAAGIKPVMITGDHKLTAQAVAKELGIIHGFNERVVTGIELDQMTDEDLSNMVMNISVFARVAPRDKLRIVRALKKNGQIVAMTGDGVNDAPAVKEADIGVAMGQTGTDVTKEASAMVISDDNFSAIVAAVEEGRGIYDNIRKFIRYLLSCNLGEVLTMFLGTLTGLPLPLLPIQILWVNLVTDGLPAMALGVDGTEPDIMKRVPRQPEESVFARGLGQKILIRGTIIGLATLFVFVIGLWYGVGLLAARTMAFTTLVFSQLFHVFDCKSERRGIFEVGIFSNPLLVVAVAISVIMQLSVIYLPALQAIFKTTALVGWQWFVILVAACGPSLIIGLTRLIRNRYQPAKSSPNFSFKKSVH
- a CDS encoding NFACT family protein, producing MALDSITLYHLLKELEPVLVGTRIDKIQQPEKEEVHLLLRSPGKNLRLLLNAGSTSARLHLTEQNKKNPVSPPMFCMILRKHLEGGKIIGISQFGLERIITLTVQNYNERGDLQDYQLILEVMGKHSNLILVDPQTNIILDGIRRYSHLLSRHREVLPGRLYISPPSQHKAEAVSDEQKWMSVILGYPLDRKVCDVLVNLFDGISPELAKELVLRACLELDVLLDNCGQIDLSRLFQAYSFFLLAKQDTAADPCVYYQSGRDKNMPAAFTFIPYVQYEDLKLQKTPFLNDAVDLYYTQRMTSQKNESKKGSLRKVVQDHFMHVSKKDGIYHETISKAQKGLKAQKLGELLTANLYQLSPGMKEVTVEDYTDPDYKPVTIALDPNLTGIDNAQRYYKTYNKAKATIRKTEPLQEAAQEEMNYLQTLALSIDQAEDDIELNEIYQELIDQGYISKKQDKHVTKKKQSAGKEQNSFSQPHVYLSRSGKTILVGRNNKQNDRMTWREARSSDLWLHVKNIPGSHVIVPLTEDEEFPDDNTLLDAAALAIYFSQARGSTHVPVDYTHVRQIKKPRGAKPGMVVYEQNWSLLLTPEPDAIERLLATEQ